The Pedococcus dokdonensis region GGAGGCGATCCGGTCCGACCGGCGCTACGGCTCGTCGATCGGCTTCCGCTACCACGACGGCAAGCCCGGCATCGTCGAGGGACTGCTGTCGCGCGGCGACCGCCGGGTCGGCCGGGTCATCGAGCAGGTGTGGCGCGACGGTGGTCGGTTCGACGGGTGGAGCGAGCACTTCTCGTTCGACCGCTGGATGTCCGCGGCCGAGACCGCGCTGGCCGACCTGCCCGTCGACGTCGCCTGGTACACCACGCGTGAGCGCGGGGAGTCCGAGGTCCTGCCCTGGGACCACATCGACTCCGGGCTCGACAAGGAGTGGCTCTGGGCCGACTGGCAGGACGCCCTCGACGAGACCGAGGTCGACGACTGCCGCTGGACCCCGTGCTTCGACTGCGGTGTGTGCCCCCAGATGGGCACCGACATCGAGATCGGTCCCACCGGCAAGACGCTGCTGCCTCTCACCGTCTTGGGGTCCGGCCGCGAAGCAATGGCCGAGGCGCACGCCCACTGAGCCACCCGGCATACCCGCTCGCCCGTCGCACGACGAGTCTTTGATGGGTTGACCCCACCAGGGCGGGGTCAACCCATCAAAGACTGGGGGTGACGGCATTCAGAGAACTCACACCGAACCCGGTGACATTTGTCATCGGGTTCGGCTGGATCGACGGAGTCGAATGAAGGCGCTCCACCCGGCTCCGTCGAGACCCGGCCGAGCCGTCACCCCTTCCGGAGGTTCCATGTCACGTCTGTCGAGAACCGTCTGCGCCGCAATCGGTGCAGCAGCCCTGGTCACCGCAGCATCGGCCGGCACCGCGCTGGCCGCCCCTGCCGGGCCCCACGCCCTGCCCGGCAGTGTCCCCTCGTGGGCGGTCGCGAAGAACCGCGCCGCGTCCACCGACGCCAACCAGCAGGTCACCTTCCGCGTCTACCTGAACTACCGGGGAGGTGACGCCGCGGCGGCCTACGCGACGGCGGTCTCGACCCCGGGCAGTGCCAACTACCGGAAGTTCCTGACCCCAGCGCAGTTCCGGGCGCAGTTCTCGCCTGCGCAGGCCGACGTCGACTCCGTCTCGTCGTGGCTGAAGAGCCAGGGCTTCACGGTCGGCGCCACCCCTGCCAACCGCAAGTACGTCGAGGCGACGGGCACCCTCGCCCAGGCCGCGAAGGCGTTCGACACCTCGTTCGCGGAGTACCGCACCGACGGCAAGACGGTGCGAGGCAACACGACCGCACTCAAGGTGCCGGCGAACCTCACGGCCGTCGAGGGCGTGGTCGGGCTCGACGAGTCGCAGACGCTGGCCCACCAGGACAAGGTGACCCCCGGTCCGGCGCTGTTCCGCAACGCCCAGCCGATGAGTGACTACTGGGGCCAGAAGACGGTGCAGAACACGCCCACTCCGGACGGCACGGCGCTGCCCTCCACGCCGAGTGCCTTTGCGCCCAAGGGGTATGCCGGGGCGCAGCTCCAGGGCCTCTACGGCATGGGCGGCGCGATCGGCTCGGGCAACGACGGACGCGGGGTGACCGTCGGCATCATCGACGCCTACGCGTCGCCGACGATCCTCCAGGACGCGAACACCTACTCGGCGGCCCACGGGCTCCCGTCGCTGAACGGCCACTTCCGCCAGGTGGTCGCTCCGGGCACGTACAACCGTCCGGAGAACCCGAAGCAGGACCCGCAGGGCTGGGCCGGTGAGGAGACGCTCGACGTCGAGGCCGTCCACACGATGGCTCCGGGAGCGGACATCACCTACATCGGCGCGCCGAACAACTACCGCGACATGGACGCGATCATGAACCGCGTCGTCGACGGACACCTGGCCGACATCGTCACCAACTCCTACGGCTACGGCGGCGAGGCGCTCCCCAACGGCACGATCAAGCCGTCGCTGGACACCCAGATCCAGGCCGCCGCCGAGGGCATGACGCTGTTCTTCTCGTCGGGCGACGACGCTGACGAGACCGGTGGTGTCGCAGGCGCGAGCCCGACCCCCGACTGGCCCGCGTCGAGCCCCTACGTCACGGCGGTCGGTGGCACCAGCGCCGGTGTGTCGCAGTCGAACTCGCGAGTCTTCGAGGTCGGCTGGGAGACCGGCAAGAGCACGCTCGACAAGGCGACCACGACGTGGAGCGCCCCGGCGTTCCTCTACGGCAGTGGTGGCGGCACGTCGCGGCTGTTCGCCCAGCCGTCCTACCAGGCCGGCGTCGTGCCGGACGCGATCTCCAAGACGTACGGTGGGGCCGCGATGCGGACCGTCCCTGACGTCGCGGCGCTCGGTGACCCGAACACCGGCATGCTGGTCGGGGAGACCCAGACCTTCCCGGACGGTTCGCAGCACTACTCCGAGTACCGCATCGGCGGCACGTCGCTGGCCTCACCGCTCTACGCGGGCATGTTCGCCCTGGCGCAGCAGAAGGCCGGCCACGCCTTCGGGCTCGCCAACCCGGTGCTCTACCGGGCCCGCACGGCGAGCATCGACATCACGAAGGCCGACCTCGGCGCCTACCCCGGCGACGTCCGGTCCGACTACGTGAACGGCGTGGACGCGACGGGCGGCTACGTCTACAGCGCCCGGTGGTTCGACCGCGACGAGAGCCTGACCATCCACGTGCGGCCCGGCTACGACGACGTCACCGGCGTCGGGGTGCCGCAGGGCCAGGCCTGGCTGGCCGCGGTCTCCGGGTCGTGAGGGCGGGAGGTGCCGTGACCACCGGGGACCGACTCTCAGGGAACTCACATGAAACCGGTGACATATGTCATCGGAGGATGAGCCCCGCTCGGTATCCAATATCAGTGGTCGCGGTCGCCTCCTCCTGACCGCCGTGCACCGGCCGGCAAGTCCCCTTCACTTCGCCGGCCCGGTGCCACCCCCAGCTCCTCGTGCGGAGAGGGCTGGGTATGCCGCCCGCTCGCCCGGCCTCGCGCCAGGGCAGAGCGGGCGGCCTACGTCTGCGGCCGGTGTGGCGGTGGCTCGCCTGGGCTCGCCGCATGGGTGAGCGGGCGGCATACGTGTCGGGTTCCGCACGGCCGACGACCTGATGCGCCTCGACCTCTGACGGCGCCGGGACCCCCGAGCGGTCCGGGACGTCCTGCGGCTAACCCATCCGGCTCGCGAACCACGGCCGGTGCAGGTCGAGGTAGCGCATGTCGCTGACCTGTGCCATCTCCGCCTCGAACTCGCTGCGCTGCGGCTCGGGCATGTCCATCTGCTCGCCCTTGCGCGCCGCTTCCTCGCTGCGGAACGCGACCGTCTCGGTGAAGAAGCCGTCGTCGTCGATGGCGATGGTGCCGCCGATGATCTCGGGCCGCGCCTCGTGCAGCATGTCCATCGGCTGGTCCATGAACCGGCGGAACCGCTCGGGGTCGCTGAGCCGGCCCTGCATGACCTGCACGAAACCGGCGTCGTCCGATCCGCCGTCGAGGAACATCTGCGCGTTGTCGCAGTCGTGGAACATGACGTCGCCGTCGAAGCACTCCTGCATCTTCGCGAACCACTCGCCCTGCTCGGGCCGGGTCGAGTTCCTGGCAGCGGCCTCCCGGCTCTCGAACCGCACCACGCCCACGAACTCACCGTCGTCGGTCATGCCGTAGGTCCCGCCCAGCCAGCCCTCGGCCGTCGGTCCCAGCTGCTCGCGCCACTCGTCGGTCAGCTGGTGCATTCGGTCGGCGTCGCGACACCGACCCTGGATGATCTGGATGAACACCTCTCAACCCTCCGCTTCTCTGCAGGGGCCGCTTCCCGGCGAAGTGGTCCAACTCCCGAAGTTACGCCGACCGCCGGGAGCCGTCACCGGACAATCCGGGCCGTGCGCCCAGCGGTCGCGAGTGGGTCAGGCGAACAGCGCGCCGACCACCTCGCGGAAGGTCCGGGTGTGCAGGTCGACGTCGTCGCGCGAGGTCTCCGGGCACATCAGCGCCATGTTGTGGAACGGCGTCATGAGGATGCCGCGGTTGGCCATCGCGAGGTGCAGGTAGGCGTCGAGCGCGTCGTCGGCGGCGGCCGCGGACTCCTCGCCGGTGCGGGGCGCGGGGCGTGCGAAGCGGTACTCCGCCCGGGCGCCGAGCCGGCTGATCGACCACGGGACGTCGAGCTCGTCGAGGGTGGCCTGGACTCCCTCGGTGAAGGCGCTCGCGAGAGCGGTCATGTGCGCGAACGCCTCAGGTGTCAGCACCTCGCCCAGCGTGGCGCGCATGGCGGCCGTCGAGAGCGCGTTGCCGGCGAGGGTGCCCCCGACGCCACCGACGTCGACGATGTCGGCGTCGCCCGCCTCGGTGTGACGCGTGACGGCGGCCGCCACCTCCGCCGACAGCCCGTAGGCCCCGCACGGGATCCCTCCGCCGATGGACTTCCCGATCACGAAGACGTCGGGTGCCAGCCCCCACTCGCGGGTCGCGCCGCCCCACCCCGCCGAGAAGGTGTGCGTCTCGTCGATCACCAGCAACGCGCCATACCTCGTCGCGAGCTCACGGACCCCCTCGAGGAAGCCCGGCTCCGGCAGCACGATCCCGATGTTCGTGAGGGCCGGCTCGGTGAGCACCGCCGCCACGTCACCGTGCGCGAGCGCTGCCTCCACCGAGGCGAGGTCGTTCCAGGTGGCCACCCGGGTGGTGAGGTCGAGGTCGACCGGGGGAGCGACGTTGCCGGGACGGCTCTCGGCCTTGCCATCGGGCCCGGGCAGCGCGAAGGCCTCGTCGACCGAGCCGTGGTAGCAGTACGCGAAGACCAGCACCTTCGGCCGGCCGGTGGCCAGGCGCGCCAGCCGGATCGCCCAGCGGTTCGCGTCGGTGGCCGACAGCGTGAAGCTCCAGAGCGGCATACCGAACCGGCGCTCCAGCTCGGCCCCCACCCACTGGGCGTCAGCGGTCGGCAGCATCGTCGTGATCCCGCCGAGCTGGCCGGCCCGCCGCTGCACGGCGGCAACCGTGGCAGCGGGGGAGTGGCCCGCCATCGCGCCGGTGTCCCCGAGCGCGAAGTCGACGTAGGTGTGGCCGTCGACGTCCGTCACCCGGTTGCCGGTGGCGGAGTCGAGGTAGAGCGGGAAGCCGCCCGACCACATGTTCATCCACGTCATCGGAACCCGGCCGAACAGGTTGCCGGCCTCCTCGAAGAGCATGCGGCTGCGGGGGTGCCTGTCGGTGTACGCCGCCTGCTCACCGTCGAGGAGCGTGGCCAGCAGGGTGCGGTCGAGGTCTGCCATGGGCCCACGCTAGGAGCCCGGACCGGCGCGCGGGGCCGGACTGCGGATTCCGTAGGCTGGTCGCATGGCTCGTCAGCGCGTCCCCGAAGGTCCACCCCCCGCGCCGGCGGTGCAGAAGCTGCGGGTGAGGTACGCCAAGCGGGGACGGCTGCGGTTCTCCTCGACGCGCGACTTCCAGCGGGCCCTCGAGCGGGCCCTGCGCCGGGCCGGGGTGCCGATGGCGTTCTCCGCGGGCTTCCACCCGCACCCGAAGATCAGCTACGCGAACGCCGCGCCGACCGGCACCGCGAGCGAGGCCGAGTACTTCGAGATCTCGGTGACCGAGCGGGTCGACCCGGAGTCGGTGCGGCGCGCCCTCGACGAGGCGCTGCCGCAGGGGCTCGACGTGCTCGAGGTGGTCGAGGCTGCTCCCGGGGCGCTCGCCGACCGGTTGCAGGGCAGCGACTGGGTGATGGATTTCGCCGGGGTCACCGTCGAAGAGCTCCAGACTGCCGCTGACCAGCTGCTCGCGCTCGACCGGGCCGAGGTGACCCGGACCTTCAAGACCGGGCCCAGGACGTTCGACGTCAGGTCCGCCGTCGTGTCGTTGACCACCCAGCCGTCCGAGCGCCCGGACTGTGCGATACTTCGGGTGGTTGTACGGCACACCACACCGGCCGTACGCCCCGACGACGTCCTGACCGCGCTGCGAGCAGCCACGGAGCTGGCGCCACCGACACCACCCCTGGTGACCCGACTGGCGCAAGGCCCGCTGCGACCCGCAACCGCTGGGGTGGCTGATCCACTGGCTGCCGACGAGGACGACGACGGCGTCTGACGAGGTGCCGCGCGACCTGCGCGAGCCTCGACGGGCGTAGCCCAACCGACTTCCGTGTCGACGGCACCCGCCGCAGGCACGAGCAACACCGCGCACCACGTGACCGAGGCAGAGTCCGATCCGGGCTCTGGGTGTGGTCTCAGTCCGTGGGTGACGGAAGGACGCCACGGATGGCCTCCATGGAAGACCACAACACCCCCGACTCCGCTTCGCAGGACGCTCCCGCCGAGGGTGCGGGGAGCGCTCCGGCCACGGATGCGGCCCCGGCCCGCAAGCGCGCCCGCCGCGCGACCAAGAAGGCCAGCGCCCCGGTGGTCGCCGAGCCCGCAGCGGTCGCCGAGCCCGCAGCGAACGCCGGCCCGGCCGAGCCCGCTGCCTCCGCGGAAACGGACGACGCGAGCGCCGAGGGTGCGGCCCCCGCCGGCAAGCCGGTCAAGAAGGCTGCTGCCAAGAAGGCGACGGCCAAGAAGGCCACCGCGAAGAAGGCCACTGCGAAGAAGGCCACTGCGAAGAAGGCCACGGCCAAGAAGGCCACCAAGGCGGCCCAGGTCGTCGACGAGGCCCCGGCCGACGAGGCGCTCGCCGACGAGATGGCTGATGAGACGGCCACTGACGAGATGGTCTCGGGTGTCGCGACCCCGGCCGAGGCGTCCAGCGCCGACGAGACCGACGAGGACAGCGAGCCCGAGGCGGAGGGTCAGCCCGCCGCCGCGCCCACCTTCGGCGTGCTCTTCCAGGCTCCCGAGCCGGCCGCCGCCCGCCCCACCCGTCGTCGTGCGGCGACCAAGGCCGCTGGCCCGCCGCAGCCCGCCAGCGACGTCGCCGAGCCGGACGCCGCTGAGCGCACCGACTCCTCGGACCCGACGGGCGCGGCCGCTGAGGGCGACCAGGGCGCCGACCAGGGTCCGGCGCCGCGTCGCCGTCGTGGCCGTGGCAAGGCCGCCCAGGCCGACAGCGCGCCCGCGGCCGACTCCGACGAGTCGGCGGGCTCCGACCAGGACCAGCAGGACGATGCCGCTGGTCAGGCGCGCGACGACGAGGCCGAGGGCGGCAGCGAGGGCGGTCGCCGTCGTCGCCGCCGCGGGGGCAAGGGTCGCGGTCGCGGTCGCGGTCAGTCCGACACCGGTGACTCCGCAGCCCCGGGTGACGAGGACGACGAGTCCAGCAGCGCCGACGGCGCCGACGCCGAGGCGTCCGACGACCAGGCCGGTGAGGGCGAGGGCTCGTCGAGCCGCCGTCGTCGCCGTCGTCGTCGCAGCGGTTCGTCCGCCGAGGGCGACGACCCGCCCGGCACGACGACGCGGGTGCGTGAGTCGCGCCGGGACGAGCCGCAGAGCGTGAAGGGCTCGACCCGCCTCGAGGCCAAGAAGCAGCGTCGCCGCGAGGGCCGCGAGGCCGGCCGACGCCGCACCATCATCACCGAGGCCGAGTTCCTGGCCCGCCGCGAGAGCGTCGAGCGGGTGATGGTCGTCCGCGAGCGCGAGGGCCGCACCCAGATCGGCGTGCTCGAGGACGACGTGCTCGTCGAGCACTACGTCTCCCGCGAGACCAACGCCTCGATGGCCGGCAACGTCTACCTCGGTCGCGTCCAGAACGTGCTGCCGTCGATGGAGGCCGCCTTCGTCGACATCGGCAAGGGCCGCAACGCCGTCCTCTACGCCGGTGAGGTCAACTGGGACGCCGCGGGCCTCGAGAACAACCAGCCGAAGCGGATCGAGAACGCCCTCAAGTCCGGCGACACCGTGCTCGTGCAGGTCACCAAGGACCCGATCGGTCACAAGGGCGCCCGGCTCACCAGCCAGATCTCGCTGCCCGGCCGCTACCTGGTCTACGTGCCCGAGGGCTCCATGACCGGCATCTCGCGCAAGCTCCCCGACACCGAGCGCAGCCGCCTCAAGGGCATCCTCAAGGAGGTCGTGCCCGACAGCGCCGGCGTCATCGTGCGCACCGCCGCAGAGGGCGCCAGCGAGGAGGAGCTGCGGGCCGACGTCGAACGGCTCACCAAGACCTGGGACAAGATCAAGGCCAAGGCCGACTCCAAGAGCAAGGGCAAGGGTGGCGCGCCCACCCTCGTCCACGGCGAGCCCGACCTGACCGTCCGGGTCATCCGCGACGTGTTCAACGAGGACTTCACCTCGCTGGTCGTCGCCGGCGAGCAGGCCTGGGGCGAGGTCAGCGAGTACCTCGGCGACGTGGCCCCCGACCTGGCCGGACGCCTGAAGAAGTGGACCTCCGAGGAGGACCTGTTCACCCACTACCGGGTGGACGAGCAGATCGCCAAGGCGATGGACCGCAAGGTCTGGCTGCCGTCCGGCGGCTCACTGGTGATCGACCGCACCGAGGCGATGACGGTCGTCGACGTCAACACCGGCAAGTTCGTCGGGTCGGGTGGCAACCTCGAGGAGACCGTCACCAAGAACAACATCGAGGCCGCCGAGGAGATCGTCCGCCAGCTCCGCCTGCGCGACATCGGCGGGATCATCGTCATCGACTTCATCGACATGGTCCTCGAGAGCAACCGCGAGCTCGTCGTGCGGCGCCTGCTCGAGTGCCTCGGGCGCGACCGCACCAAGCACCAGGTCGCCGAGGTGACCTCGCTCGGCCTGGTCCAGATGACCCGCAAGCGGGTCGGCTCCGGGCTGATCGAGGTGTTCTCCGAGACCTGCGAGCACTGTGGCGGGCGCGGGATCATCGTGCACGCCGACCCGGTGGAGAGGTCCTCCGGTGGCGGCGACGGCGGCGGGCGCGACAACGGTGGCAACGGTGGGGGCTCCTCCTCTGGCGCCCAGAGCCGCAGTGGCCGGGGTCGGCGCGGCCGCTCCGGTACGACCGGCCCGGCCACCCCCGAGCCGGTGGCCCAGCCCACGCACTCCGGGCCCACCCCGGCGCAGATCGCCGCCGCGGCGCACGCGGCTGCGCTCAAGTCGGCCGACCACCACCACGACGACCACGACGGCGAGGGTGGTCACGAGCACGAGCACGAGCACGAGCACGAGCACCAGCACGAGGACGCCGGTCAGGACGCCCCGGTCGTCGAGGTGCACGAGGACGTCGCCGAGCAGGACGTCACGCCGTCGCAGCCCGAGCAGTCCGAGCAGCCCGAGCCTGAGTCCCAGCCCGAGCCCGAGTCGCAGCCCGAGGCCGAGTCCGAGGCTGAGTCCCAGCCCGAGGTCGCCCCGGCGCCCGAGCCGGTCGACGAGCCGGTCGCGGAGGCGCCCAAGCGGCGCCGTCGTGGACGGGTGGTGGCCCCCGCGGGACCGCCGCGTGGCGGGACCCCGAACAGCGGTGCGGAGAGCGGTTTGGAGCAGGACGGCTCCACCCGGTAATCTTGTCCCTTGGTGCGCCCACCGTCCGGCGTCCGTCAGTTGTGCTCAGGCACAGCGCGGGTAGCTGCCGGCCGGTCCAGACAGAGAGCGCGTGCCACCCGAAGCAGTGAAAGAGAGTTCCACGTGTACGCGATTGTTCGCGCTGGTGGTCGCCAGGAGAAGGTCTCCGTCGGCGATGTCCTCATCATCGACAAGGTCAGCGGCAAGCCCGGCGACAGCCTCGACCTGGTCCCCCTCCTCGTGGTCGACGGCTCGACCGTGACCAGCGACGCCGACAAGCTCGCCAAGGTCACCGTCAAGGCCGAGGTCGTCAAGCCCGCCAAGGGCCCGAAGATCACGATCATGAAGTACAAGAACAAGACCGGCTACCGCAAGCGTCAGGGCCACCGTCAGCACCTGACCCAGGTCAAGATCACCGCGATCGACGCCTGAGTTTCGGACCAGAGACCCAGAGAAGGCAGGTACTGACATGGCACACAAGAAGGGTGCGTCCTCGACCCGTAACGGTCGCGACTCGAACGCACAGTTCCTCGGCGTGAAGCGCTACGGCGGCCAGCTCGTCAACGCGGGCGAGATCCTCGTCCGCCAGCGTGGCACCCACTTCCACCCGGGCGACGGTGTCGGCCGCGGTGGCGACGACACGCTGTTCGCGCTGGTCGCGGGCAACGTCGAGTTCGGCACCAAGCGCCGTCGTCGCGTCGTCAACATCGTCCCGGTGGAGACCGCGGACGCCAGCTGACCTCCGGGCGAAGCAGGACGTCAGAAACTTTCGGTATGCCGCGTGGCCCGGCCACGTGACTGACCGCACCGGAGGGGGCGGGCCCGACCAGGGCCCGCCCCCTCCGCACGTCTTTCCTAGAATCTCCCCACAGACCCAGAGGAGTCTCCCCATGACCACGTTCGTCGACCGCGTCGTGCTGCACGTCGCCGCCGGCGACGGTGGCCACGGCGTGGCCTCGGTCAAGCGCGAGAAGTTCAAGCCGCTCGGCGGCCCCGACGGCGGCAACGGCGGGCGGGGTGGCAACGTCATCCTGCGGGTCGACCCCAACGTCACCACGCTGCTGGACTACCACCACCACCCCCACCGCAAGGCGACCAACGGCAAGCCGGGCGCCGGTGACGAGCGCAACGGCGCCGACGGCGGCGACCTCGTCCTGCCCGTGCCCGAGGGCACCGTCGTCAAGGACGGCTCGGGTGCGGTGCTGATGGACCTCGTCGGGCTCGACGGTGAGTTCATCGTCGCCAAGGGCGGCCGCGGGGGACTGGGCAACAAGGCGCTCGCGTCGGCCCGCCGCAAGGCCCCGGGCTTCGCGCTCCTCGGCGAACCGGGCGACGCCCTCGACATCGTGCTCGAGCTGAAGTCGCTCGCCGACGTCGCGTTGATCGGCTTCCCGTCCGCGGGCAAGTCCTCGCTCGTCTCGGTGCTGTCGGCGGCCCGGCCGAAGATCGCCGACTACCCGTTCACGACCCTGGTGCCCAACCTGGGGGTCGTGCAGGCCGGTGACGGCCGGTTCACCATCGCCGACGTCCCGGGGCTCATCCCCGGCGCCAGCGAGGGCAAGGGCCTGGGGCTGGAGTTCCTGCGCCACGTCGAGCGCTGCTCGGTGCTCGTGCACGTCATCGACTGCGCGACGCTCGAGCCGGGCCGCGACCCGATGACCGACCTCGACGTCATCGAGCAGGAGCTGGCGCAGTACGTCCCCGACGAGAGCCTGGGGGGTCGGCCGCTGGCCGAGCGCACCCGCATCGTCGTGCTCAACAAGGCCGACGTGCCCGACGCACTCGAGCTCGCCGAGCTGGTCAAGCCCGACCTCGAGGCGCGGGGCATCGAGGTGTTCGTCGTCTCCGCGGTGGCCCACACGGGCCTGCGCGAGCTGACCTTCGCGATGGCCCGGCACGTCGCCGCGGCCCGGGCCGAGATCGAGGCCGTTGCCGCGGCGACCCCCCAGCGGATCGTCATCCGCCCGAAGGCGGTCGACGACTCGGGCTTCAAGGTGATCCGCGAGAACACCGCAGACGGTGAGGTGTTCCGGATCGAGGGTGAGCGCCCGACCCGCTGGGTGCGCCAGACCGACTTCTCCAACGACGAGGCCGTCGGCTACCTCGCCGACCGGCTGGGCCGGGCCGGGGTCGAGGAGGCGCTGTTCAAGGCAGGCGCCGTGGCTGGTGCGACCGTGCTGATCGGGCCCAAGGACAACGCCGTGGTCTTCGACTGGGAGCCCACCCTCGTGGCCGGTGCCGAGCTGCTGGGCGCCCGGGGCACCGACCTGCGCCTCGAGGAGGTCAGCCGCCCCACCCGTGACGACAAGCGTGCCGACTACGCCGAGCGCAGGGTCGCCCGGACCGCGGCACGCGATGAGCTCGCGGCCGAGCGCAAGGCGGGGCACTGGGCCACGGCGAAGGACGAGGACGACGACGAATGAGCGCGGCTGACCGCCGGGGCGACGTGGCGCGCGCCCGGCGCCTGGTGGTCAAGGTCGGGTCCTCCAGCCTGACCGACGTCGGGGGCGGCTCGCTCGACGAGGCGCCCCTGGTCGCCATCGTCGACGCCCTGGCCCAGCGCATCACCGCCGGCCACCAGGTCGTGCTGGTCTCGTCGGGCGCGATCGCCGCCGGCATCGCACCGCTGGGACTCGCGAAGCGGCCCTGGGACCTGGCCACCCAGCAGGCGGCGGCGAGCGTGGGGCAGGGAGCCCTCGTCGCGGCATACCAGCGCGCCTTCGGTGCCCACGGGCTTACCGTCGGGCAGGTGCTGCTGACCGCCGACGACGTCACCCGGCGCTCGCACTACACCAACGCCCGGCGCACCCTCGACCGGCTGCTCGAGCTGGGCATCGTGCCGATCGTCAACGAGAACGACACGGTGGCCACCCACGAGATCCGGTTCGGCGACAACGACCGGCTCGCGTCGCTGGTCGCCCACCTCGTGCACGCCGACGGGCTCGTGCTGCTCACCGACGTCGATGCCCTGTATGACGGGCCGCCCAGCAAGCCGGGGACCCGGCGGGTGCCGACCGTGGTCGGTGGCGCCGGGCTGGACGACATCGTCATCGGGGGCACCGGGTCGAGCGTCGGCAGCGGTGGCATGGTCACGAAGGTCGAGGCAGCTTCGATCGCGAACGCGGCGGGCATCACCACCGTGCTGACCAGTGCGGACCGGGTGGCGCAGGCGCTGGCCGGTGAGGACGTCGGCACGGTGTTCGTGCCGACCGGCTCGAGGCGCACGTCGCGCAAGCTCTGGCTGGCCCATGCCACGACGCCGATGGGTCGCCTCGTGCTCGACCCGGGTGCCGTGCGGGCGGTGACCGAGCGTCGCACCTCCTTGCTCCCGGCCGGGATCACCGGGGTGGAGGGGACCTTCTCCGACGGCGACCCGGTCGACCTCTGTGCCCCCGACGGCCGCGTCATCGGCCGCGGGCTGGTCAACTACACCTCCGCCGAGCTGCCCGGCATGCTGGGCCGGTCGACGCGCGACCTGGCCAAGGAGCTCGGTCCCGAGTACGAGCGCGAGGTCGTCCACCGCGACGACCTGGCCCTGCTCTAGCGGCGGGCCCCGCCAAGGGTCAGCGGACCGGCTGGCCGATGGGCCGTGCGGAGCCCTGCTGGACCGCCCGGCCATCCGCGAGGCTGAGGACGGTCCGGTCGCCGAGCGCCCGGTCGAGCCGCACGTCGACCGTGCGGATGGCCCCGATGGCGGCGCAGGCGATGTCCTGGCCGGTGGGCTCACGCGGCACCTCGAGCACGGTGACGACCACCGCCCGGTCCGACTCGAACGCCTCGCCCCGGTAGTCGCCACCGCAGGCCCCCGGCTCGGCCGGCTTGCCGGTGAAGGTCAGCGTCAGGGTCCGGCCGCCACCACCCAGCTCGAACGACTCCACCCCCTGTCCGTCACCCGGCGCAGGCGACCAGTCCACCGGGGTCCTCACGAGTCCCGATGCCGGCAGCGCCACCCGGAGCAGCCTCACCGCCGTGCCCTCCAGCGAGAACCGCCACGCGGGCACCTGGACCT contains the following coding sequences:
- the rpmA gene encoding 50S ribosomal protein L27; amino-acid sequence: MAHKKGASSTRNGRDSNAQFLGVKRYGGQLVNAGEILVRQRGTHFHPGDGVGRGGDDTLFALVAGNVEFGTKRRRRVVNIVPVETADAS
- the obgE gene encoding GTPase ObgE, with the protein product MTTFVDRVVLHVAAGDGGHGVASVKREKFKPLGGPDGGNGGRGGNVILRVDPNVTTLLDYHHHPHRKATNGKPGAGDERNGADGGDLVLPVPEGTVVKDGSGAVLMDLVGLDGEFIVAKGGRGGLGNKALASARRKAPGFALLGEPGDALDIVLELKSLADVALIGFPSAGKSSLVSVLSAARPKIADYPFTTLVPNLGVVQAGDGRFTIADVPGLIPGASEGKGLGLEFLRHVERCSVLVHVIDCATLEPGRDPMTDLDVIEQELAQYVPDESLGGRPLAERTRIVVLNKADVPDALELAELVKPDLEARGIEVFVVSAVAHTGLRELTFAMARHVAAARAEIEAVAAATPQRIVIRPKAVDDSGFKVIRENTADGEVFRIEGERPTRWVRQTDFSNDEAVGYLADRLGRAGVEEALFKAGAVAGATVLIGPKDNAVVFDWEPTLVAGAELLGARGTDLRLEEVSRPTRDDKRADYAERRVARTAARDELAAERKAGHWATAKDEDDDE
- the proB gene encoding glutamate 5-kinase, which gives rise to MSAADRRGDVARARRLVVKVGSSSLTDVGGGSLDEAPLVAIVDALAQRITAGHQVVLVSSGAIAAGIAPLGLAKRPWDLATQQAAASVGQGALVAAYQRAFGAHGLTVGQVLLTADDVTRRSHYTNARRTLDRLLELGIVPIVNENDTVATHEIRFGDNDRLASLVAHLVHADGLVLLTDVDALYDGPPSKPGTRRVPTVVGGAGLDDIVIGGTGSSVGSGGMVTKVEAASIANAAGITTVLTSADRVAQALAGEDVGTVFVPTGSRRTSRKLWLAHATTPMGRLVLDPGAVRAVTERRTSLLPAGITGVEGTFSDGDPVDLCAPDGRVIGRGLVNYTSAELPGMLGRSTRDLAKELGPEYEREVVHRDDLALL